The sequence below is a genomic window from Methanocalculus natronophilus.
GATATGACGGACATCGACATTGATACCCTGTTCACGGAGTGTGTGGTTTGCCTCATAGATGATGGCATTCCTGGCAGCCTCGATACCGAGGATGTGCGAGATCTCGTTGATATTATTTGTGCGGGTACGTGTGGTATCCACACCCTCGACCTCGAATACGTCTTTTAGGTTAGACCCCTCAGTATATAGGATATACTCTCCGGACTCTTTCCTGACCACAACACGCCGGATATCATCGATACCCTGGACGATCACATTTCTGACATGTTCTACGAGCTGGAAGAGGTTCTGATAGCTCTCCTGGTCTTTGGGAAGGAAGCGGATGATGCCTTCGGGCTCATTCACCTCAAACTCAAAATCACGGTAGTGTCTTCGTTCGCGGATCTTCGCAGGAGCGCGCTCAAGAATCTCACTGGGTTTGATCCTCCGCTTATCACAGACCGCTTTATTGAGGGTGACAACAACCCGCATATTTTCCATATCAGTGGTAATATCACCAAACTCATGGAGTGGCGAGGCCTCAACATCCCATGAAACCTCACGTGCACGGTCACGGTTTTCACGGTACCCCTCTTCCAGGTAGATCGTCATTGCCGGAGTCGAGGGCTCGCGCCTGGCATCCATAATTTCAATGAGACGGGGCAGACCAAGCGTAACATTGATCTCTGCCACACCTGCATAGTGGAAGGTACGCATCGTCATCTGGGTACCTGGTTCACCTATTGACTGTGCTGCGATGATACCAACCGCCTCGCAGGGTTCAACCCTGGTCTGCTGGTACTCGCGGACAACACGGCCCAGTATCTCATCAAACTGTTCATCGGTGACAGGGGAGCCTTTCTCTTCTTTCTTCAGGAGAAGAGAGATCAGCTGATCATGTGTCCTGACAGGCAGCCTGGCATCATCAATCCTGGTAATCCTGCCCATGATCCTCTCAAAGACCTCTCCTTCAACCTCCCTTTCGGAAACCCAGTCAGAGATAAGCGTGTGGATCGTCTCCGGGAGCGTATACTCTGAGAGCTTCGCGATATAGTCTTCAGACATAACTCAGACCTCCTCCTTGAGGACGCTCTCGACAATTCCTTTGACGTCAACCGGGTCTCCGAATGCACTCTTTGTGGGATCTGTTCCATCCTCACCATACTTGAACTGGATAATTCTGCCTCCTGTTGTCCTGACTGTACCGTCATAGGCGACCTTCAGATCCTGGAGCGCATTGATCAGTCTCCGCTGGAGATACCCGCTCTGCGACGTCCTGACAGCTGTATCGACAAGACCTTCACGGCCACCGATAGCGTGGAAGAAGAACTCGGTTGGCGAGATCCCGCTCTTATATGAGTTCCTGATGAAACCATGCGCTGCAGCACCCTGGTCATACTTCTGGAAGTGGGGAAGTGTCCTTCCCTCATAGCCACGAACAATACGCTCTCCACGAACCGACTGCTGGCCGATACACCCTGCCATCTGGGTCAGGTTCAGCATCGACCCACGGGCACCGGAGACTGCCATGACAACCGCAGAGTTGCTCAGACCAAGGTGACGGCCGGCGATGTCACCGGTCCGATCCCTTGCTTTTCCAAGCACCTGCATAATCTGCATCTCGAGCGTCTCTTCAGCAGTTCTTCCAGGCATTGGCTCAAGCTGACCATTCTGATAGATCCGGATCCGCTTCTCCACATCCATCTCTGCCTCATCAAGCAGATCGCGGATCTGGCCATATTCTGTTCTGCTGAGATCCTCATCATCAATCCCAAAGGAGAATCCAAGGAACATAATACTCCGGATCGAGAGTTTCGTCATATCGTCGATATACTGGCGGGCACGTCCAAGACCCTGCTGCCGGATGATGCGGTTCATGATCGCACCCTCAAACGCACCGACAGATTTCTTGTCAATAGTCCCGGATATCAGATCTCCATCGATAATCCTGACGTATCCATCACGTTCACAGAGCTCCTTTTTACACTCCGGGCAGTTTGTACAGGATGTGGCCCGGTAGACCATATTCAGGCCACGCGGAAGGATCTGTGAGAAGACCTGCTTATTGCTCCAGTACGGCACACCATCCTCAATTTTTCCGGGTTTTGGGAGAAATTCTATCTCAGCATGCTTCAAAAGATAGAGCGTTTCGGCTTTTGTGAGCCAGCGGAGCTGGTGTGAGAGCAGGAAAATGCCCGAGATATGATCGTGGATACCCCCGATGATCGGTCCGCCGAATCGGGGAGAGAGAATATTCTCCTGGACAGCTGTCAGAAGTGCTGCCTCGGCACGTGCCTCTTCAGTCTGGGGCACATGCAGGTTCATCTCGTCCCCGTCAAAGTCTGCATTGTATGGGGGACATACAGCCGGATTCAGCCTGAATGTCCGTTCACCCATCAGCTTTATCCGGTGGGACATAATGCTCATCCGGTGCAGCGACGGCTGACGGTTAAAGAGAACGATGTCACCATCACGGAGCTGCCGATCCACAGTCCAGCCGACCTCGATCATTGAAGCGACCATCTCCCGGTTATCAAGGAGACCGGATCCACCATGGAGACGGAGTCTCCGGTTGTCCGGGCGGATGGCGTAGTTTGCACCGCAGGGATCACGAAGCGTCGGGCGGTCCGGACCCACAAGGACCATGGAACGGAGCTCCTCGATATTCTCCCGTGTCACCCTGATCGGCACCGACATCTCGTTTGCGATTGCAAGAGGGATACCAACCTCCGAGACTGAGAGGTTCGGATCCGGCGAGATGACTGTTCGGGCCGAGAAGTTGACACGTTTTCCTGAGAGCGAACCCCTGAAACGGCCGTCTTTTCCTTTCAGCCTCTGCGAGAGGGTCTTCAGCGGACGGCCTGAGCGGTGGCGGGCAGGCGGGCATCCTGCCACCTCGTTATCCATATAGGTCGTCACATGGTACTGGAGCAGTTCCCAGAGATCCTCGATGATCAGCTGGGGAGCCCCGGCATCCTGGTTCTCCTTGAAACGCTGGTTGATCCTGATGATATCAACAAGCTTGTGGGTGAGATCATCTTCAGACCGCTGTCCGTTCTCAAGGATGATCGATGGGCGCATCGTAACCGGCGGAACAGAAAGAACCGTCAGAATCGTCCATTCAGGGCGGGCAACCGTCGCATCGATCCCAAGAATCCTGAGATCCGAATCGGGAATCCGCTCAAGCCGTGCACGGATATCCGCAGGAGTCAGCTTATGCTCGATCTTCCGTCCATCCTCCACCCA
It includes:
- a CDS encoding DNA-directed RNA polymerase subunit A', which encodes MPSPKRIGKLDFGLLSPKDVRKMSVCKVIWPDTYDDDGFPYSKGLMDPSLGVIDPGLRCRTCGQKSGDCPGHFGHIDLAKPVIHVGYTRLVRKLLRVTCRGCGRLLLEPNEIDKFTALGEDPFSAEIVSEKDIKKERICPHCEEQQLKVNFEKPTTFMEMWVEDGRKIEHKLTPADIRARLERIPDSDLRILGIDATVARPEWTILTVLSVPPVTMRPSIILENGQRSEDDLTHKLVDIIRINQRFKENQDAGAPQLIIEDLWELLQYHVTTYMDNEVAGCPPARHRSGRPLKTLSQRLKGKDGRFRGSLSGKRVNFSARTVISPDPNLSVSEVGIPLAIANEMSVPIRVTRENIEELRSMVLVGPDRPTLRDPCGANYAIRPDNRRLRLHGGSGLLDNREMVASMIEVGWTVDRQLRDGDIVLFNRQPSLHRMSIMSHRIKLMGERTFRLNPAVCPPYNADFDGDEMNLHVPQTEEARAEAALLTAVQENILSPRFGGPIIGGIHDHISGIFLLSHQLRWLTKAETLYLLKHAEIEFLPKPGKIEDGVPYWSNKQVFSQILPRGLNMVYRATSCTNCPECKKELCERDGYVRIIDGDLISGTIDKKSVGAFEGAIMNRIIRQQGLGRARQYIDDMTKLSIRSIMFLGFSFGIDDEDLSRTEYGQIRDLLDEAEMDVEKRIRIYQNGQLEPMPGRTAEETLEMQIMQVLGKARDRTGDIAGRHLGLSNSAVVMAVSGARGSMLNLTQMAGCIGQQSVRGERIVRGYEGRTLPHFQKYDQGAAAHGFIRNSYKSGISPTEFFFHAIGGREGLVDTAVRTSQSGYLQRRLINALQDLKVAYDGTVRTTGGRIIQFKYGEDGTDPTKSAFGDPVDVKGIVESVLKEEV
- the rpoA2 gene encoding DNA-directed RNA polymerase subunit A''; the encoded protein is MSEDYIAKLSEYTLPETIHTLISDWVSEREVEGEVFERIMGRITRIDDARLPVRTHDQLISLLLKKEEKGSPVTDEQFDEILGRVVREYQQTRVEPCEAVGIIAAQSIGEPGTQMTMRTFHYAGVAEINVTLGLPRLIEIMDARREPSTPAMTIYLEEGYRENRDRAREVSWDVEASPLHEFGDITTDMENMRVVVTLNKAVCDKRRIKPSEILERAPAKIRERRHYRDFEFEVNEPEGIIRFLPKDQESYQNLFQLVEHVRNVIVQGIDDIRRVVVRKESGEYILYTEGSNLKDVFEVEGVDTTRTRTNNINEISHILGIEAARNAIIYEANHTLREQGINVDVRHIMLVADMMCMEGEVKQIGRHGIAGEKESVLSRAAFEVTVNHLLDASIAHEHDELCGVTENVIVGQPIQLGTGDVRLVVKPMKQITRSGEN